Within the Catalinimonas niigatensis genome, the region GCTAGTAATTCTAGCAGCATTATAGGAAAAGGTACATCCGTGGAAGGAGACCTTCATACCGTAGGAAACATACGTATTGAGGGCGATGTTAAAGGAAATGTAACCTGTAAGTCAAAGATTGCTCTGGGACAGTCTTCTTATGTAGAGGGTACAGTACTTGCCCAAAACGCTGAAATAGCAGGAGAGATACAGGGATCTATTGAAATTTCTGAGTTACTTATCCTCAGACCTACTGCCGTGATTCATGGAGATATTATTACCAATAAGTTGATCGTAGAATCAGGGGCGACTTTCAACGGATCTTGCCGTATGGGTGTCTCAGTAAATGACATTGACTTTGAGGACGACCCAGAAGAAACAGAATTAGATGCTGAACAAGAAGATGATGTCGAATCAACCTCAAACTCCAAAAAAACGGAGTCAAGATCAATTTAAGACCTACGTTAAATACTCTGGTTTGGCTTTCCAAATGATTGCTGTACTGGGATTGGCTGTATGGGGTGGTATGAAGCTGGATGATAAAATGGGCAATGGTTTTCCGTTATTTACGATTATCTTTGCCCTTATTGCTTTTGCAGGCTCACTCATCGTTATCATTCGTGGCTTACCTAAAGAGTAAATGCTGGAAACCAAGAAATCGTGGCTGGCATTGTTCCTATATGCCTTAGTGCTTAGTTTTATTACTTTTCTTACAAAGACGATGGCTCCCGCTATGGTGTATCAGGGAGCCTACTTCATCATTATTTTTTTTTTACTACTCACTCTTTTCACCCATTACATCACATTACAAGGACTAAAACATATACCTGATAAGTTTGCACTGGTGTATTTAGGTACCATGACTTTCCGCTTGTTGGTGAGCTTAGGCATTATTTTAATAGTATTTCTTCAAGAGGTTCCTGATAGGATAACTTTTGTTATCAACTTTGCTATTATGTATTTAGCTTTTTTAATTTTTGAAATATATGCCTTATTAACTACCTTGCGCTCAAATTTTCAAACGAGGGCAGAAAATGGGGAAAAAAAGCAAGAAAAACTACCGTAACTTATTCTTAATCAGCTACATAATTCTATTACTTTTTGCACTACCTATAAGTCAGCTCAAGGCTGCTGAGGTAGAGCCTGATACTGAAACCGAAGGACCTACCGAATTTATCTTTCACCATATTGCTGATTCTTACGACTGGCACTTTGTTACCATAGGGCATACGCATGTAACGCTTCCTTTGCCGCTCATCCTTTATTCTGAAGATCGGGGAGTAGAGGTATTCATGTCTTCTAATTTTCTCGATGAAGAGCATAACTATGTTCCTTACCAAGGGTACGCATTGGAAGATGATGGCCAACATCTGGTTTCTGTGGAGGGGCGTACTTTCTATGATTTTTCTATTACAAAAAACATTGCGGCTATGCTGCTCAGTGTCATTGTGATGCTGATTATTTTTCCGGCGGCGGCCTCAAGGTATAAGAACAATCCTGCTTCAGCACCCAAAGGCCTCCAGTCATTTATTGAACCCGTGGTGATATTTATTCGCGATGAGGTGGCAATTCCGGCGATCGGAGTGCATAAGTATCAAAGGTTTATGCCTTACTTACTTACAGTGTTTTTCTTTATTCTGATCAACAATCTGTTAGGGTTGCTACCGGGTGCGGCCAATGTCACAGGCAATATCTCCATTACCCTTACACTGGCATTATTTACTTTTTTGATTACTCAATTTAGTGGTAATAAAAATTATTGGAAACACGTATTCAACACACCTGGAGTACCCTGGTGGCTGCTGCCTATCATGATTCCAGTAGAACTTATTGGTTTGTTTACCAAGCCTTTTTCGTTAATGGTAAGGCTTTTTGCAAACATTACTGCCGGGCATATCATTATCCTTAGTATCATCGGACTGATATTCATTTTTGAAAGCATTGCTGTAGGTCCGGTGAGCGTACTCTTTGCCGCAGTTATGAACTTTCTTGAATTGTTAGTTGCTCTCCTACAAGCTTTTGTATTTACACTGCTTTCAGCCATTTATTTTGGAGGCGCTGTAGAAGATCATCATCATGAAGAAGGTAAAGCGCTGGAAGACGAAAACGCAAATGCTCCTTTGCAGACTGATTCTGCCATGATATAAATCGCTTTCATTTGTTTCATTCATATAAATAGTTAAACCCTTATGTTGTTAGCTTTATTATTACAAGCAGCCGCCGAAACGGTTTCCGGATTAGGAACCATGGGCGCTGGTCTTGGTGCCGGAATAGTTGCATTAGGCGCTGGTCTCGGTATTGGAAAAATTGGTGGTTCTGCTATGGAAGCTATCGCTCGTCAGCCTGAGGCTAGCGGACGTATTCAAACTGCCATGATTATCGTAGCTGCTCTGATTGAAGGTGTTGCTCTTTTTGGAGTAATTATCTGTCTGATTATAGCAACTGCCTAACGCAATCTTGGATACCGGCTCATAGCATTAGGCTTTGAGCCGGTGTTTTGATGAAACAAATCATATTCTCTTAATTTAAAAATACAATGGATTTACTTACCCCAGATTTTGGACTTATATTCTGGCAGATCCTTATCTTTTTGGTAGTACTTTTTGTTCTTTCCAAATTTGCCTGGAAACCCATGATCAATGGATTGAACGAGCGTGAAAACTCTATAGAAGAAGCATTACTTTCTGCAGAAAAAGCCAAAAATGAAATGGCACAGTTGAAAGCCGATAATGAAAAATTATTGGCTGAAGCAAGAAGAGAAAGAGATCATATTCTCAAAGATGCCACTGCCGCAGCTAATAAGCTGAGAGAAGAAGCTCGTGAGCAAGCCTCTCACGAAGGAGCACGTATTGTAGCTGACGCTAAGGCTTCCATTGATCTGCACAAAAAGGCCGCTTTGGCTGATATAAAAGAGCAGGTAGCAACGCTTTCGGTTCAGGTTGCTGAAAAGATTTTACGAGAAAAACTCAGTGACGACAAAGCACAGAAAGAGTACGTCTCAAAACTGGTGAAAGATTTAAATGTTAATTAACCAGTAAATTCTAGGTTAATATAAAATTGTAATTTCATACATGGTGAATTCAAGAGTAGCATCACGTTATGCGAAGTCACTGCTGGATCTGGCAGTAGAAAAAGGTATTTTGAAGGAGGTTTTTAAAGATATGGTGCTTTTCGGCAAGACATGCAAAGCCAACCGTAGCTTGGTGTTGATGCTTCGCAATCCTATCATCCATCACGATAAAAAGAAAGCTGTGCTTTATGCACTTTTCAAAGATAAATTTCACCCTGCTACTCTGACGCTCTTTGACATCATCACTCGCAAAAACCGGGAAAATTATTTACCTGCAATCGCAGAGTCATTTGAAATCCAGTATCGTTTGCATCAGGGAATTGCCAAAGCAATAGTGATTACTCCTGTACCACTCACTGAGGTTTTAAGAAAACAGTTTATAGAACTGGTAGCCAAACAAACCGGAAAAGAAATAGACCTGGAGGAGAAGATTGACCCTTCTATCATCGGTGGATATGTGTTGAAGATTGGTGATCAGCAGATGGATAACTCCGTAAAGGCCAAACTAAAAACACTTTCATACGAATTTTCAGACGATAGCTTTGTAAAATCATTCTGATTGAATTTTACTTTAATTTAAAACCCGATATATAATGGCAGAAGTTAGACCCGATGAGGTTTCAGCAATATTAAGAGAACAGCTTTCCAATTTCAAAACAGAAGCTGAACTCGAAGAAGTAGGTACTGTACTGCAAGTAGGTGATGGTGTAGCCCGTATTTATGGCCTGACCAAAGCACAATCCGGTGAACTTTTAGAATTTGAGAATGGGGTAAACGGCCTGGTGCTTAATTTAGAGGAAGACAATGTAGGTGCTGTATTACTGGGAGATTGGGGTGATATTAAAGAAGGTGATACTGTAAAACGTACCAAAAGAATAGCATCTGTCAAAGTGGGTAACGGACTTGCAGGGCGTGTAGTCAATACCTTAGGCCAACCTATTGATGGCAAAGGTCCAATAACAGGCGAGCTTTACGAACTACCTCTTGAAAGAAGGGCTCCTGGAGTAATCTATCGTCAGCCGGTAAATGAACCGCTCCAGACAGGTATCAAGGCTATTGACTCTATGATTCCTATTGGTAGAGGTCAACGTGAGCTGATCATCGGTGACCGCCAGACAGGTAAGACAGCTGTAGCCATAGACACCATCATCAACCAAAAGGAATTTTACGAAAAAGGTGAGCCTGTCTACTGTATTTATGTGGCTTGCGGACAAAAGGCTTCTACCATTGCCGGTATTGTTGCTGCACTGGAAAAAAATGGTGCCATGGCTTACACTACTGTAGTAGCCGCTACAGCTTCAGATCCTGCTCCTATGCAGTTTTTTGCTCCCTTTACTGGTGCAGTGATTGGTGAATTCTTTCGTGATACAGGTAGACCTGCGTTGGTTATCTATGATGACCTTTCCAAACAGGCTGTGGCTTACCGTGAGGTATCTCTGCTTCTTCGTCGTCCTCCCGGACGTGAAGCTTATCCCGGTGATGTATTCTATCTTCACTCACGCCTTTTAGAGCGTGCTGCCAAGCTGAATGCGAATACTGAGATTGTAAAGCAAATGAATGACCTTCCCGAAGTCATTAAGCCTTTGGTGAAAGGTGGAGGTTCGTTAACAGCATTACCCATCATTGAGACACAGGCAGGCGACGTTTCTGCTTATATACCGACCAATGTAATCTCTATCACTGACGGGCAAATCTTCCTGGAAACCGGTTTATTTAATGCTGGTTTGCGACCTGCAATCAACGTAGGTATTTCAGTATCTCGTGTGGGTGGTTCAGCACAAATTAAGTCTATGAAGAAGGTGGCAGGTACCCTTAAACTGGATCAGGCTCAATTCCGTGAATTGGAAGCTTTTGCCAAATTTGGTTCTGACCTGGATGCTGCTACACAGCTTACCATTGACAGGGGTAGAAGAAACCAGCAGATTTTGAAGCAGCCTCAGTTTTCTCCTTTATCTGTAGAAGAGCAGATAGCCATCATTTTTGCTTCTACCAAAGGTTATATGGATAAGGTAGCTATCCATAGAGTGAAGGAGTTTGAGACAGAGTACTTGAACCAACTGAAAGCGCAGCATCGTGATACATTAGATGCCCTTGCCGCTGGTAAGTTTGATGATAGCCTCACTGATGTGCTTAAGAAGGTAGCTACTGAACTGGCTCCTAATTATAAGGAATAGAATAATTGTAAACAGGCTGCACATTATATAGTGCAGCCTACCTCCTAGACTTACAAGATAAAAATATGCCGAGCTTAAAAGCAGTCAAAAGCCGAATAACCTCTGTAAAGTCAACGCAGCAGATCACCAGAGCCATGAAAATGGTAGCTGCCTCAAAGCTACGCAGAGCACAAGATCGCCTTTTGCAAATGCGGCCTTATGCCGAAAAACTAACGAGGATTCTTAATAACGTTTCTTCCAATTTAAGTGAAGAGAATGTAAGTGAATATGCAAAGAGCAGAGATGTCAGAAATGTGCTATTTGTAGTATTTACTTCCGATAAAGGCCTTTGTGGAGCCTTCAATACCAGTCTCTTCCGCTACCTTAGGCAATTGATCTCCAGCCAGTACAGTACCTATGAACGCAATAACCGATTGAAAATTATGACGGTTGGAAGCAAAGGGCGGGATTACTACAAACGCAGAGGGCATGAACTGGTCGATCAGTATACTGATCTTTTTAGTGAACAGACTTTTGGGAATGTCCGCATAGCCGCCGAATCTGTAATGCAGATGTACCGTGATGGAGAGGTAGATAAAGTAGTATTAGTCTATAACACTTTCAAAAACGTAGCCACACAAGTGGTTACTAATGAACAAATTTTACCCGTTGAATCTACTTCTGAAAAGGACGAAAAAGTAACCAACAATATTGATTATATCTACGAACCTTCAGAAGAGTACATTGTAGAAGAGCTTATTCCTCAATCTTTGAAAATTCAGTTTTACAAAGCTTATCTGGAATCTGCGGCCTCTGAACAGGGTGCCCGTATGACGGCCATGGATCAGGCTACGGACAATGCGGGTGAACTGCTAAAACAATTGAAACTTACTTATAACCGTACCCGACAGGCTGCCAT harbors:
- a CDS encoding bactofilin family protein: MTMFSNNQKEKVKTEEASNSSSIIGKGTSVEGDLHTVGNIRIEGDVKGNVTCKSKIALGQSSYVEGTVLAQNAEIAGEIQGSIEISELLILRPTAVIHGDIITNKLIVESGATFNGSCRMGVSVNDIDFEDDPEETELDAEQEDDVESTSNSKKTESRSI
- a CDS encoding AtpZ/AtpI family protein, with the protein product MSNQPQTPKKRSQDQFKTYVKYSGLAFQMIAVLGLAVWGGMKLDDKMGNGFPLFTIIFALIAFAGSLIVIIRGLPKE
- the atpB gene encoding F0F1 ATP synthase subunit A; the protein is MGKKSKKNYRNLFLISYIILLLFALPISQLKAAEVEPDTETEGPTEFIFHHIADSYDWHFVTIGHTHVTLPLPLILYSEDRGVEVFMSSNFLDEEHNYVPYQGYALEDDGQHLVSVEGRTFYDFSITKNIAAMLLSVIVMLIIFPAAASRYKNNPASAPKGLQSFIEPVVIFIRDEVAIPAIGVHKYQRFMPYLLTVFFFILINNLLGLLPGAANVTGNISITLTLALFTFLITQFSGNKNYWKHVFNTPGVPWWLLPIMIPVELIGLFTKPFSLMVRLFANITAGHIIILSIIGLIFIFESIAVGPVSVLFAAVMNFLELLVALLQAFVFTLLSAIYFGGAVEDHHHEEGKALEDENANAPLQTDSAMI
- the atpE gene encoding ATP synthase F0 subunit C, which produces MLLALLLQAAAETVSGLGTMGAGLGAGIVALGAGLGIGKIGGSAMEAIARQPEASGRIQTAMIIVAALIEGVALFGVIICLIIATA
- a CDS encoding F0F1 ATP synthase subunit B yields the protein MDLLTPDFGLIFWQILIFLVVLFVLSKFAWKPMINGLNERENSIEEALLSAEKAKNEMAQLKADNEKLLAEARRERDHILKDATAAANKLREEAREQASHEGARIVADAKASIDLHKKAALADIKEQVATLSVQVAEKILREKLSDDKAQKEYVSKLVKDLNVN
- the atpH gene encoding ATP synthase F1 subunit delta codes for the protein MVNSRVASRYAKSLLDLAVEKGILKEVFKDMVLFGKTCKANRSLVLMLRNPIIHHDKKKAVLYALFKDKFHPATLTLFDIITRKNRENYLPAIAESFEIQYRLHQGIAKAIVITPVPLTEVLRKQFIELVAKQTGKEIDLEEKIDPSIIGGYVLKIGDQQMDNSVKAKLKTLSYEFSDDSFVKSF
- the atpA gene encoding F0F1 ATP synthase subunit alpha codes for the protein MAEVRPDEVSAILREQLSNFKTEAELEEVGTVLQVGDGVARIYGLTKAQSGELLEFENGVNGLVLNLEEDNVGAVLLGDWGDIKEGDTVKRTKRIASVKVGNGLAGRVVNTLGQPIDGKGPITGELYELPLERRAPGVIYRQPVNEPLQTGIKAIDSMIPIGRGQRELIIGDRQTGKTAVAIDTIINQKEFYEKGEPVYCIYVACGQKASTIAGIVAALEKNGAMAYTTVVAATASDPAPMQFFAPFTGAVIGEFFRDTGRPALVIYDDLSKQAVAYREVSLLLRRPPGREAYPGDVFYLHSRLLERAAKLNANTEIVKQMNDLPEVIKPLVKGGGSLTALPIIETQAGDVSAYIPTNVISITDGQIFLETGLFNAGLRPAINVGISVSRVGGSAQIKSMKKVAGTLKLDQAQFRELEAFAKFGSDLDAATQLTIDRGRRNQQILKQPQFSPLSVEEQIAIIFASTKGYMDKVAIHRVKEFETEYLNQLKAQHRDTLDALAAGKFDDSLTDVLKKVATELAPNYKE
- the atpG gene encoding ATP synthase F1 subunit gamma — encoded protein: MPSLKAVKSRITSVKSTQQITRAMKMVAASKLRRAQDRLLQMRPYAEKLTRILNNVSSNLSEENVSEYAKSRDVRNVLFVVFTSDKGLCGAFNTSLFRYLRQLISSQYSTYERNNRLKIMTVGSKGRDYYKRRGHELVDQYTDLFSEQTFGNVRIAAESVMQMYRDGEVDKVVLVYNTFKNVATQVVTNEQILPVESTSEKDEKVTNNIDYIYEPSEEYIVEELIPQSLKIQFYKAYLESAASEQGARMTAMDQATDNAGELLKQLKLTYNRTRQAAITKEILEIVAGADALES